The genomic interval CACTGACCCTTCTTTTGATTATCAAGAGGAAACCCCGGATGTTGAACAGACACTTCCTCCGCGGCAACAAAACCTACGCGTGATGCTCGATAAGAAACAACGCGGGGGCAAAGCCGTGACTTTAGTTACCGGATTTGTTGGTGAAAGCGATGATTTAGAGGAGCTTGGAAAGGTTTTGAAACAGAAATGCGGAGTAGGGGGAACAGTTAAAGATGGGACTATTCTGATACAAGGAGATTTTAGAAAACGCGTTTTAGAACTGCTCGAAGCACAAGGTTACCGGGCAAAGCAATCTGGAGGTTAAATTGTGAAAATTATAGGCTTGTAGGTTAATAGTTTATAGCAAACAAATAAAGAAAAAAAGGAATAAATTTGAATCTTTGTCTTGGTTCCTTTTGTATTTTTTTGGATTAAAAACTTGCATAATCAAAAAAAAATAGTTTCTATTGTAAAATATTGTTAAGAAAAGTTGAGGAATTTGTATAAGATCAACAATTTTAATTTCGGCGTTGATGCCGCTGTTGCACGCCGAATAAAAGGGATAACTATCGAAAAAACTTTATTTGTTTTTATTTTGTAAAATCTTAAGTTTGCTTAAGCTTTACTAGAAATTGGAGAGTAAACAATTGAACTAATTAACATAAATCATTAAAACTAAAAACTAAAATTTAAGAAAATGGCAAATGCACCAAAACCAAACACTGCAAAAAAGCAAAGTAGCTCTTCGGGTTCAAACGTTTTTGCAAGTTTAGCAATCATTATCTGTTTTGTTATCGGATATCTTGTTTGGAAGTTAGTAATGGGTAATCCTATTCACTTTGAGGGAGGCGATCCAGAAAATGGACAGCCACTTCCGGGTGATTACTTTGGAATGGTATACAAAGCTGGTGTTGTTGTGCCAGTACTATTGGGCTTACTCCTTATGACTATTGTGTTCTCGATTGAGCGGTTCTTTGTAATTAGCAGAGCTGCTGGAAAAGGGAATGTAGATGCTTTCGTAACTCGTATCCAAGGGTTCCTGTCTTCTGGAAACATCGATTCTGCAATCGCTGAATGTGACAAACAACAAGGATCTGTAGCGAATGTGATTAAATCAGGATTATTGAAGTACAAAGAAGCTTCTGCAGATACCCGTGTTAATCCTGAGCAAGCAACCATTGCTATTCAAAAGGAAATTGAAGAAGCAACTGCATTGGAAATGCCGATGTTAGAGAAAAACATGACCGTTATCGCAACGTTGGTATCGATTGGTACGCTGACTGGTCTATTGGGTACGGTAACTGGTATGATTAAAGCATTCTCGGCTTTAGCAACCGGCGGTGCTCCTGACCAGGCGCAGTTGGCGAATGGTATTTCTGAGGCTTTGATCAACACAGCAACAGGTATCTTTACGTCTACCATTGCGATTGTAATGTACAATGTATTTACTTCTAAGATTGATAAATTAACCTACTCGATTGATGAGGCTGGTTTCTCAATTGTACAAACTTACGCTTCAACCCATAATTAATTTTTGAAAAAAATCAGATGATTTATGGAATCGTCTGGGTTTGATCATCTATTAATTAAAACACTTAGTTTAAAAACGAATAATAAAATGAAGCAATGGGTAAGATAAAAGTAAAAAGAAACAGTACCACGATAGACATGACGGCTATGTGTGATGTGTCTTTCCTGCTGTTAACGTTCTTTATTTTAACAGCAACTGCCCGTCAGCCAGAGCCGATGCCGGTCGATATGCCAGCGTCAACTGTACAGATTAAGGTTCCTGATACAGATTTGGGGATCATTACTGTGGGTGATGGCGGTAAGTTGTTCTTCAGCGTTACCGGTCCTAATGTTCGTATGAATATGTTGGATCGTATGGCTGAGCAGTACGGAATGACTTTTTCAGACGAGGAAAAGCAGCGCTTCTCTTTGATCGATGGCTTTGGTGTGCCGCTGAGCCAGTTGAAACAGTTGATCGCAATGGATAATACGCAGCGGATTGAATCAGGTATTCAGCAGGGTATTCCTGCCGATTCAGCTGACAATCAATTGAAAGAGTGGATTTTAGCCGCGCGTAGAGCGACCGCTGAAATCAACGATAAGCAAATGCGTATAGCTATAAAAGGAGATAAGGAGGAAGAGTATCCGGCTGTTAAGAAGGTGATTGATATTCTTCAGGATCAGAAGTTAAATAAATTCAGTTTGATCACGAGTTTACGTGTAGCTGAATAGTAACCATATTAAAGATATAGCAAATGGCAGAATTAAATACCGGTGACGGTGGAGGCAAAAAGGGCGGTAAGATACGGTCAAAGAAAGCTGGTGGTCGTGTAGATTTGACCGCGATGGTGGATTTGGCTTTCTTATTGATTACCTTCTTTATGTTGACCACCTCCATCTCCAAGCCGTACGCGATGGATGTCGCAATGCCGGATAAAAACAAAGAGAATCAGGAAGATCAACTGGATGTGGCTGATAATAGAACGCTGACCGTTTTACTGGGAAGTGATGATAAGATCGCCTATTATATGGGATTGTTAGAATCTCCTATTCAAGGTCCTGAAGTGGTTGATTATGGGAAAAATGGTATCAGACCGATACTTCTGGAAAAGATCAAAGAGGTTCCACAAATTACGGGTGATCCTGAAAAAGGATTAATCGTAATCATTAGACCGAGCGATCGATCTAACTATAAGAACCTTGTGGACATCCTTGATGAGATGAAAATCGTAAATGCGACGCAGTATATGATTGGTGATATTGGTGAGGCTGAAATAGCTTTGTTAGAGAATCAAGCCATATACAATGAATAATAGGTTTTACCATTAAATAAAAAAGCATGTTAGGGTCTAAATTAGACATATTTAAAAAAGAGTGGCTCGACGTAGTATTCGCTGGTCGGAATCAGGCCTATGGGGCATATGATTTGCGAAAAACAGCGGATTCAAACACCACCAAAGCCTTATTTATTGGTGTAGTATTATTTACAATTGCAGTAAGCATGCCGATAATATTGCAATACATCAAGGGTGATGAGGTTGTGGAAACCGAGCGTATTATAGAAACCGAGGTTGTTCTTTCAGAACCGCCTCCGGTAAACGAAGAGGAACCACCTCCGCCACCTCCTCCTGTTGAACCACCTCCACCGCGTGTAGATCAGGTGCGTATGCCACCTCCAGTGGTAGTTAAGGCTGAAGAGGTTCGTGATGAGGAGCCTCCGACCGTGGAAGATTTGAAGAAGGCTGACCCGGGACCAAAAACATTGGCCGGGGATCCAACCGCAGATATCCGGATTGATTTACCTGTGGGTGACGGTCCGAAAGATCAGGAAGTAACTGAAGCAGTTGAATCAAACCAGGTGTTTACTTCGGTAGAGGTAGCGCCAACACCACAAGGTGGAATGGAAGCCTTTTATAAGTATGTGGCAAACAATTATAATTACCCGCCACAAGCACAAGAGCAGGGTGTAAACGGACGTGTTCTTTTGCAGTTCGTTGTGGAGAAAGATGGATCATTAACTGATATCAAGATTCTTCGAGACTTGAAATACGGAACTGGTGAAGAAGCTGTAAGAATGCTGAAGAAAGCTCCTAAATGGAAGCCAGGTATTCAGAATGGCCGTCCGGTACGTGTACAGTTTACCTTGCCGATCCAGTTGAATTTGGCAGCACAATAAATGTTGAATAGAAATAATATTCATAATGATAGAAGACAGAAATCGCCCGCAAAGCGATTTCTGTCACTTTTAGGGCTATTCATGTTCGCCCTGTACTTTGTATTGGGTTTGATCATTATCTTCTGGTCCGACTTCCCAATCGAGATGGACAGCACCTACCGTATACTTTTTGGGGTAGTTTTAATTGTCTATTCCTTTCTCCGCTTTGCCCGACTATGGAGCAATCGTGTTAATGAGCTATAAATAATTAATTTTATGGATTTCGCAGTAAAGATGCATCTATGTTAAATAATGTTAATTAATCACTAAAATTTTAGCTTGTGTCCTTGAACTTCATAAAAAAAAATGCATATTTGTTAGTGGCGTTTGTCATTTGTTTGGCCATAGTTAGCTGTAGTCAATCTCCACAAAAAGATAAAAAGGAGGTGCACACGATTCTAACGGGCAGGTTGACGATGGTGGTGGATGAAAGTCTTGAACCCATTGTCGAAGATCAGATGATTGTTTTCGAACACACATATGTTGATGCAGATATTACGTTGAAAAGTGAGCCCGAGAAGCGCGCTGTTAATTCGTTATTAAATGACTCGGTGAAAGTCGCTGTTCTTGCGAGAAAGCTGACTGAAGACGAGCGGAAGTTCTTTGAAGCGAAAAAAATTATACCCCGGGAGGCGAGGTTTGCGACAGACGGTGTTGCCTTGATTGCTAACAGAAGCAGTAATGATTCTACCGTTCATGTCGACGACATAATCAAGAAACTCCGCGGTGAAGACACTGATTTGAGTACTTTGGTGTTTGATAATCCAAATTCTAGTACTGTAAGGTACTTGCAGGAGTTAGCCGGTATTGATCAGCTACCGGAGGATGGGGTTTATGCGTTGAGTTCCAACGCTGATGTGATTCGATATGTGTATGAAAATACACATGCGATCGGTGTAATTGGTATTAATTGGATTTTTCAACCAGATCCAGAGCTGAAAGATTTTGTTGAAGGGGTAAAGATATTAGGGGTTAAAAATCAGACAGGTAGTAAAGGCGACGATGATTTTTACAAACCTTCACAAACGAACCTGGCCCTTGGTACCTATCCTTTGGCTCGTGATTTGTATATTATCAACTGTCAGGGCATTAAAGGGCTGGGACTAGGTTTCTCGGCTTTTTTGACCGGGGAGAGAGGACAGAGAATTGTCCTGAAGTCGGGTTTAATGCCCGATAGTATCCCTCCTCGAGAGATTAACATTATAGAATAAATAAATTTAAATTAATTGAATAAGAATTAGAATGAAAATGAAGAAAGCAATAAACATAGGTTTAGCTCTGTCTTTTGTAGCTTCGGGTGCCTTTGCTCAGAGCTTGGATGACGCGAAAACTGCTATTAAAGAAGAGCAGTACGCTGAAGCCAAAAGTATTTTAGAGAATTTGGTGCAGACGAAGAGCAAGGATGGGGATAATTATTACTATTTAGGAACAATTTATCTGACTTCTGGTTATTTGGATTCTGCGAAAACGGTATTTGACCAAGGGCTTGCTGCTGATTCGAAAAATGCCATTAACAACGTTGGTATCGGAGCCATTCAGTTCTTGAATGGGGATGCGACAGCGGCTGATGCTACTTTCAAAGATGTAGAGAGCAGTATTAAAAGAAGGGATTATGAAGAGTTACTTGAGATTGGAAAGGCTTATTTAAGAGGAGAGAAACCTGATTACAATAAAGCGATTGAATATCTAAATAAAGCAAAAGAAAAAGAGGACGAAGACGCGGAAGTTTCGTTGCAGTTAGGGAATGCGTATTTTGGATTGGGGGATAATAGTAACGCGTTTGTTAACTATCGTGATGCCGTTGATTTGGATAATTCCCTTATTAACGCACAAGTACAGATGGCGGTGATCAGTAAAGAGGCATATGCTTTTCAAGAAGCATCTACAGCGTTGAAAGAAATTGCCGCACAACATCCTGAATTTGCACCGACTTATCGTGAGTTGGCGGAAACATACTACTTATGGTCAAGACGGTCAACAACCGTAGAGGATTACGATGCAAAACTGAAAGAGGCATTGGAGCACTATAAAAAGTATATGGACCTAACGGATTATTCGTTAGACTCACGTATGCGTTATGCTGACTTCTTGATTTTAGCGAAGGATTATGAGACCCTAGAGGTTCAGGCCAATGAAATGGCGAAAATTGATAAAATGAACCCTCGTATCTTGCGTTATTTGGGTTACGCTGCTTATGAAAATGGCAATTATGCGGAGAGTAAACGCGGACTTGAAGAGTTCATGTCAAAAGTTGAACCGGAGCGTTTAATTGCGCGTGACTATATGTTCTTAGGTTTAGCAGATTTGCGTTTAGCAACTGATACGGTTTCCAAAACCATGGATGAAACTTTAGTTAATGAAGCGGTTCAGAATTTAGAAAAATCTGTGAAGTCTGATTCGTTAATCGCGGAAGACTTGAACGAGATCGGTATGGAGATATTCAAAGCTGGTCAATATGGAGCTGCAGCTAAAGTGTTCGAAGTAGCGACATTGAATCCAGAATCGAAGAACTATGTGGTGGATCTATTTTATTTAGGTTATGCAAATTATTTTGATTACGTTACTCGTATCAATGATGAGGTTAAACCTGAAAAGGAATTATTAGAGAAAGCTGACGCTGCCTTTGCGAAGGTAACAGAAGAAGTACCAACAACTGAAGCGGCTTATCTATACCGCGCCAAAGCAACACGTCTATTAGATGATGCAGAGTCTCCAGAAGGGTTATTTGTTCCGCATTATGAGAAATATATTGAGGTGGTAACCGAAAAAGGTCAAGACGCTGTAAATCAAAATAAACAGGCAATGGTTGAAGCTTACAATGTAAATGGAGCATTCTATTCAATGAGCGGCGACTATGAGAAGGCTCGTGAAAACTTCAGAAGTACGTTGGAGCTAGACCCTGCAAATGAGTACGCTGCTCAAGCGTTGGAAAACTTGCAGCCGTCTCAGGCACCAGCACAATAAGACAGAATTTTAGCTAATGAGAAAAGCGTCAGTAACTTAGGTTGTTGGCGCTTTTTTCATAAAAATATGTATATTTGACCGTAACTATTTATCTGGGAAATTATTATGGAAAATGAGGTTGTAAGTACGTCTGCGAATTACCTGCCGATTCTTTTTCAAATCATTGTCGCTGCCGGATTTGGTATCACAACCATCGTTGCTACGCATTTGATCGGGCCGAAGGTCCGTACAGAAAATAAGTTGTCAGCTTTTGAATCTGGCGTGGAAGTGATCGGTAACGCTCGGCAACCCTTTTCAATTAAATATTTCATGGTTGCGATCTTATTCGTGATCTTTGATATCGAGGTAATCTTTATGTACCCGTGGGCTGTTAATTTCAGAGAGTTTGGGATAAACGGACTTATCGAGATGTTCGTTTTCATGGGGTTATTGTTACTTGGATTTATCTACGTAATTAAGAAGAAAGCGCTAAATTGGGATGAATAGCTTTGTGGCTTTTTAGAAGAAAGGAAACAGAATGAGTGATATCAAGTTAGGATCGCCGCCACCAGGCGTAGAAGGGGCTGGTTTTTTTGCCACATCATTGGATAAAGTAATCGGTCTGGCAAGAGCTAATTCCTTATGGCCTTTGCCTTTTGCCACGTCTTGTTGTGGTATTGAGTTTATGGCGACGATGGGGGCAGACTATGATCTGGCACGTTTCGGAGCGGAAAGGCCGAGTTTCTCGCCCCGGCAGTCGGATATGCTTTTGGTTATGGGTACCATTGCAAAAAAGATGGCGCCGGTACTGAAGCAGGTGTATACGCAGATGGCCGAGCCTCGTTGGGTCATTGCGGTAGGGGCATGCGCTAGCAGTGGCGGTATTTTTGATACCTATTCTGTATTGCAGGGTATCGATGAAATTATTCCTGTTGATGTATATGTGCCTGGGTGCCCACCAAGACCAGAGGCTATTTT from Pedobacter indicus carries:
- a CDS encoding ExbD/TolR family protein; amino-acid sequence: MGKIKVKRNSTTIDMTAMCDVSFLLLTFFILTATARQPEPMPVDMPASTVQIKVPDTDLGIITVGDGGKLFFSVTGPNVRMNMLDRMAEQYGMTFSDEEKQRFSLIDGFGVPLSQLKQLIAMDNTQRIESGIQQGIPADSADNQLKEWILAARRATAEINDKQMRIAIKGDKEEEYPAVKKVIDILQDQKLNKFSLITSLRVAE
- a CDS encoding NADH-quinone oxidoreductase subunit A; the encoded protein is MENEVVSTSANYLPILFQIIVAAGFGITTIVATHLIGPKVRTENKLSAFESGVEVIGNARQPFSIKYFMVAILFVIFDIEVIFMYPWAVNFREFGINGLIEMFVFMGLLLLGFIYVIKKKALNWDE
- a CDS encoding tetratricopeptide repeat protein, whose translation is MKKAINIGLALSFVASGAFAQSLDDAKTAIKEEQYAEAKSILENLVQTKSKDGDNYYYLGTIYLTSGYLDSAKTVFDQGLAADSKNAINNVGIGAIQFLNGDATAADATFKDVESSIKRRDYEELLEIGKAYLRGEKPDYNKAIEYLNKAKEKEDEDAEVSLQLGNAYFGLGDNSNAFVNYRDAVDLDNSLINAQVQMAVISKEAYAFQEASTALKEIAAQHPEFAPTYRELAETYYLWSRRSTTVEDYDAKLKEALEHYKKYMDLTDYSLDSRMRYADFLILAKDYETLEVQANEMAKIDKMNPRILRYLGYAAYENGNYAESKRGLEEFMSKVEPERLIARDYMFLGLADLRLATDTVSKTMDETLVNEAVQNLEKSVKSDSLIAEDLNEIGMEIFKAGQYGAAAKVFEVATLNPESKNYVVDLFYLGYANYFDYVTRINDEVKPEKELLEKADAAFAKVTEEVPTTEAAYLYRAKATRLLDDAESPEGLFVPHYEKYIEVVTEKGQDAVNQNKQAMVEAYNVNGAFYSMSGDYEKARENFRSTLELDPANEYAAQALENLQPSQAPAQ
- a CDS encoding MotA/TolQ/ExbB proton channel family protein — translated: MANAPKPNTAKKQSSSSGSNVFASLAIIICFVIGYLVWKLVMGNPIHFEGGDPENGQPLPGDYFGMVYKAGVVVPVLLGLLLMTIVFSIERFFVISRAAGKGNVDAFVTRIQGFLSSGNIDSAIAECDKQQGSVANVIKSGLLKYKEASADTRVNPEQATIAIQKEIEEATALEMPMLEKNMTVIATLVSIGTLTGLLGTVTGMIKAFSALATGGAPDQAQLANGISEALINTATGIFTSTIAIVMYNVFTSKIDKLTYSIDEAGFSIVQTYASTHN
- a CDS encoding ExbD/TolR family protein, translating into MAELNTGDGGGKKGGKIRSKKAGGRVDLTAMVDLAFLLITFFMLTTSISKPYAMDVAMPDKNKENQEDQLDVADNRTLTVLLGSDDKIAYYMGLLESPIQGPEVVDYGKNGIRPILLEKIKEVPQITGDPEKGLIVIIRPSDRSNYKNLVDILDEMKIVNATQYMIGDIGEAEIALLENQAIYNE
- a CDS encoding PstS family phosphate ABC transporter substrate-binding protein, with translation MNFIKKNAYLLVAFVICLAIVSCSQSPQKDKKEVHTILTGRLTMVVDESLEPIVEDQMIVFEHTYVDADITLKSEPEKRAVNSLLNDSVKVAVLARKLTEDERKFFEAKKIIPREARFATDGVALIANRSSNDSTVHVDDIIKKLRGEDTDLSTLVFDNPNSSTVRYLQELAGIDQLPEDGVYALSSNADVIRYVYENTHAIGVIGINWIFQPDPELKDFVEGVKILGVKNQTGSKGDDDFYKPSQTNLALGTYPLARDLYIINCQGIKGLGLGFSAFLTGERGQRIVLKSGLMPDSIPPREINIIE
- a CDS encoding energy transducer TonB, producing the protein MLGSKLDIFKKEWLDVVFAGRNQAYGAYDLRKTADSNTTKALFIGVVLFTIAVSMPIILQYIKGDEVVETERIIETEVVLSEPPPVNEEEPPPPPPPVEPPPPRVDQVRMPPPVVVKAEEVRDEEPPTVEDLKKADPGPKTLAGDPTADIRIDLPVGDGPKDQEVTEAVESNQVFTSVEVAPTPQGGMEAFYKYVANNYNYPPQAQEQGVNGRVLLQFVVEKDGSLTDIKILRDLKYGTGEEAVRMLKKAPKWKPGIQNGRPVRVQFTLPIQLNLAAQ
- a CDS encoding translation initiation factor, which codes for MAKNKKKQYTGVVYSTDPSFDYQEETPDVEQTLPPRQQNLRVMLDKKQRGGKAVTLVTGFVGESDDLEELGKVLKQKCGVGGTVKDGTILIQGDFRKRVLELLEAQGYRAKQSGG
- a CDS encoding NADH-quinone oxidoreductase subunit B, translating into MSDIKLGSPPPGVEGAGFFATSLDKVIGLARANSLWPLPFATSCCGIEFMATMGADYDLARFGAERPSFSPRQSDMLLVMGTIAKKMAPVLKQVYTQMAEPRWVIAVGACASSGGIFDTYSVLQGIDEIIPVDVYVPGCPPRPEAILDGIMQLQEIVKNESLNRRNSPEYKALLERYGIQTLIEK